A genomic window from Scophthalmus maximus strain ysfricsl-2021 chromosome 17, ASM2237912v1, whole genome shotgun sequence includes:
- the mcrip1 gene encoding mapk-regulated corepressor-interacting protein 1 isoform X1 yields the protein MTSSSAPRMVNSYKRTSSPRSPTNSGELFTPAHEENVRFIHETWQFVLRDIRSTQNSERNDRGPQEYVEKNPNPNLHSFTPVDLSDLKKRNTQDSKKS from the exons ATGACCAG CTCATCTGCTCCCAGGATGGTGAATAGTTACAAGCGGACTTCAAGCCCCCGATCCCCTACTAACAGTGGGGAGCTCTTCACCCCTGCACATGAGGAAAATGTGCGCTTTATACATGAAA CCTGGCAGTTTGTGCTCAGAGACATCAGATCAACACAGAATAGTGAACGTAATGACCGTGGACCACAGGAGTATGTGGAGAAGAACCCAAATCCTAACCTACATT CTTTTACACCAGTGGACCTGAGTGACCTCAAGAAACGCAACACACAGGACTCCAAAAAGTCCTAG
- the mcrip1 gene encoding mapk-regulated corepressor-interacting protein 1 isoform X2, whose translation MTRMVNSYKRTSSPRSPTNSGELFTPAHEENVRFIHETWQFVLRDIRSTQNSERNDRGPQEYVEKNPNPNLHSFTPVDLSDLKKRNTQDSKKS comes from the exons ATGACCAG GATGGTGAATAGTTACAAGCGGACTTCAAGCCCCCGATCCCCTACTAACAGTGGGGAGCTCTTCACCCCTGCACATGAGGAAAATGTGCGCTTTATACATGAAA CCTGGCAGTTTGTGCTCAGAGACATCAGATCAACACAGAATAGTGAACGTAATGACCGTGGACCACAGGAGTATGTGGAGAAGAACCCAAATCCTAACCTACATT CTTTTACACCAGTGGACCTGAGTGACCTCAAGAAACGCAACACACAGGACTCCAAAAAGTCCTAG